From the genome of Medicago truncatula cultivar Jemalong A17 chromosome 2, MtrunA17r5.0-ANR, whole genome shotgun sequence:
acaaagtctatgGTAATTGTcattttgctttgattcacgacaatttttacattcaagcgaactacagtgtcttattttttcagtgagtattaatttttttaaatgacacgtgcgttagcacgggtcaatggtctagtatTACAAAAATCTCTCCAATAACATATTCAACCCTAATAAAACAATGTATTTATAAAGTAACATCAAACGTGtgatgatttaaaaaaaataaaaataataataataataataataataataataataataaaggaaaagaaagtaAGCAATGTTGAGTTAAAGTTAGATTTACGGAAAGAAAAGTATTAAGCGGCGAGTTGAGTGGAGAATTGGGAAAGAATAgagtttgaattgaattgaagacAACGAAAggcattcattcattcattactTCACTATGAGCAGCAACGAATAGTAAGTTTTGTTGGTTCAATCAACTGAGTGACTCTATGAttcattgtttgattttgattttgattttgattttgattttgatttcagCGATTACCTGTTTAAACTTTTGATAATCGGAGATTCCTCCGTTGGAAAATCTTGCTTGCTTCTCAGATTTGCTGTcagttctctctctctctctctctctctctcagatAGATTagatcttctttcttttttcattcattcaccAAACAAaacccttttcttctttctttttcaggATGACTCATATGATGACACCTACATTAGTACCATCGGCGTTGATTTCGTAATTAACTAACTAATTCACACTCTATTCTTTTCTATATGTTTCGTACGCTATgctattttgattttgactttGATGGCAGAAAATCAGAACTGTTGAACTTGAAGGCAAAACCGCCAAGCTGCAGATTGTTAGTTCTCTTTTCTCATTActtttttaatcataatcataagtAATTACTTAATTACTACTTTGTTTAGTGGGATACTGCTGGACAGGAGCGATTCAGGACTATTACTAGCAGTTACTATAGAGGAGCACATGGAATCATTATTGTTTATGATGTCACTGATATTGAAAGTTTCAACAATGTCAAACAGTGGTTACATGAAATTGATAGATATGCTAATCACTCTGTCTCCAAGCTTCTTGTTGGGAATAAATGTGATCTCACCGACAACAAGCTTGTTCATACCCACACTGCCAAGGCATTTGCGGATGAGCTTGGTATCCCTTTCCTTGAGACAAGTGCTAAAGACTCCATCAATGTCGAGCAGGCTTTCTTAACTATGGCAGCTGAGATTAAGAACAAGTAACTACCTTCCTTCCCATGGCTATTCTCCATTTATGTTTCTTTCATTACTCTCAACCTTATTGGACCTTCTTGATTTCAATATACAGGATGGGAAGTCAACCAACTGGTAGTAAGTCAGCAGCAGAATCTGTTCAGATGAAGGGGCAGCCAATCCAACAGAACACCAACTGTTGTGGTTAGGTTCAACTTGTAAATTTCCATCTCTTTCTTAGAGTTATAGTAAAATAGAGTGACCATGTTTCTTTAATCTGTTATAACATAGATGGTTCAGTCACTGCCAAAATACCATCTATAATATACTTCTTACTCTTATGGTGACTTATCAAATTTAGAATGAAACGGTAGCAATTTCACATTCGCATCATTTTTATCTTGGTACAATCGCATACGCATCATTTATTACTTATAAGGCTTTGACCATAATATTTTGAAGACATATTTCATAAGCACAAACAACAACTGAAGTCATTCCTAATCAATGTCATGCATGCAATATATACAATAGATTGACTGATGAACAGATACAACAACCAAgctttatcccactaagtgaggTCGGCCACATGAATCAAATTATGACATGATGTTCTATCTTAAACtttatttggatccaactcatacAATGGAgcatattaaaattattttgcacTATGAGGCCTGACGTAGACAGCCAACAAATGAAAGGTAACAAGTCAGGCAAAAAGATAAGGAATGTTCTCAAATCGTCTAGCACATgctatattattattgttgttgttttttcaaTCTTTTCGATCGACAACTTTCAATGCTAAACCCTTTCATCCctcaaaaaaaactttcaacGCTAAaccctttcaaaaaaaactttcaacACTTAACAGTGAAAGGATTATTTCGAGGAACTACAATCATGTGACATAACATGATAACGAAAAATACTGGTAGCTTTAGGGTCTATGAGGACGCTGGAGGCAGATTTTGTGTTAgacatatataaaattattgttagTCAAACAGTAGCCACAAATTATTCTTATAAGTGGTACAAAATATGACCACATTTGAAAACATAAGGACTTGAGTTTTTCACTCGTAGTTTGATTTCTGCTCTCCATCCAGCACAAAATACTTGCGCCCAAAATACCCATACGATACTTAATTAatgctgcgtgagttaactcacgctagttttGTTTTCACCTATATTGAGCAATGAGCACCAAAATTGAGAGAGGTGAGcaccaaaattttattttatgaattagtACAATTtagacataaattttattttatgaattagtACAATTTAGACGTAAGTGACTTCTGCTCTTAACGTGGCAACATGCATGTTGTGCTCTACCTTTGTCCACCATCATGCATCTTGACCTGCTATTATAATAATCCTAGTGATTTTAAGAATCATAATAAGTTCTAAATTTTAATGCAAAGTCATATTTCTTACTATAAAACTTATAGTGACTTCTACCGTTAACGTGGCAGCATGCATGTTGTGCTCAGCCTTTGTCCACCATCATGCATTCTGTAGCTATTAATTTcaagaatgaaaatgagaaagaaaactagcgtgagttaactcatgcatgTGCTAATGgctgcatgagttaactcatgcagtGTTTTACACATGCATTACTTAAGTAACGTAGCGTTTGTTAACTAACGCATAGTTTtacacttgcgttagttaactaacgcatggGCATTTTCGATAACACTGCAGGACGCGGGTGTTTTGTGTTGGGTGGAGAGCAGAAATCCGTAGTTTTTACGATATGAATTATGAGCCCAACTAAAAACCTCTAGACTTTCAAACCTCTAGACTTTAACTTGACAATAGCAAACGCCAGAGAAATCACAAACATGTGactaaaaaatgaattgataatttGTTCTGCGAAATCAGTCCATCAATTTTTTACACAAATGGATTTCATATTTTTGATTAATCGGGCATCATGAATTGCAGGCGAACCCGGTAAAGAGGAACAACAATCATAGCAGTGTTTTAGAAACTTGGTAGGAATTGAAAGTGGGGCTAATTACTCAGCACGCATAACTCAAGCataagaaaggaaaaacaaagtttaaaaagaatgataaaaaacataaacagtGAGCAATGCTGATCCTGATTACTGATCGttaaatataataagaaaatggaatatactataaataatatatctcCTTCCAGCTGTACTCCATCGAGGTTGAAGAAGTTAAGTTCAAGATGTACAACAGGGCTTGTTTGTATTGGTGGTTTCGGATCCCCCAATGGCGATGGTCTTGCCTTCTTTAATATTGGCAGCAGCAGCAGGTTCATTGGCGGTAGACAAGGACTTCTTGCTGATTATGCGGTAAATCTCTCCAAGGGTTGTCTGAAAAGCCTTCTCGACGTTGGTGGCTTCAAGAGCAGATGTCTCAATGAAAGAAAGGCCTTCCTTTTCAGCATAGCTCTGGGCATCCTCAGTGGCAACAGCACGGAGATGCTTGAGATCGGTTTTGTTGCCAATTAACATGATAACAATGTTAGCATCGGCATGGTCCCTGAGTTCCTTTAGCCATCTAGTGACATTGTCAAAGGTAGTGGGTTTGGTTACATCATAGACAAGAAGAGCACCGAGGGCACCGCGATAGTAGGCACTGGTAATGGCTCTGTAGCGTTCCTGCCCGGCAGTGTCCCATATCTGAGCTTTCACAGTTCTTCCTTCAACCTGCCAATGCATTGCcaaccaacaaacaaacaaacacatattCACTTtggatataatataaattaattaattaactaataaaataTCAGCACCATACATATCATCACACGATGTGAGTCTAGTCTaactaagaaaataaatgcaactaAGAATAGATGAACGCGAGCGAGATCTGAGTGAGATAGATATAGATCTTGTAGTAACCTAACCTGAAGGGTGCGAGTAGCGAATTCAACGCCAATAGTAGACTTGGACTCAAGACAAAATTCATTGCGAGTGAATCGGGATAGAAGATTTGATTTACCAACACCAGAATCGCCTATCAGTACTACCTTGAACAGATAATCGTATTCTTCCTCTCCGACTCTTCTACGACTACTCATCCTCGACACTTTTcttcctttcctttccttttcctctctctctctcgtctttatttattattcatctcatcactttccttttcttttttattgcaATTTTAATCCCTTTTTTCATGGAATAattctctattttaaaattaaattgttttggttctctcatcaatttttttaactagaATATGGTAATATGTCTTATTTTACATGAAGTTTTTAAGGGAAATCACTTTAGAATCTTTTTCCATCCTCAAATTGTATACCACTTTATTTATCTACTTTTTTGTTACAtgagaaaagggaaaaagagaaagaaaaaaaaaaaaaaaaaactacttcctAAGGGAGGAGACGTCTAGGGCATCTACAACGATGCAAAGAAAATAGCATGACAAAGCTCATGCAATTGAGCAAGAGACTCGAAACTTCTATTTCCCAACATCCATTCACTTCTTGAAGAATATGATGAAGCATCACTCACTCCCTACTCGTGTACTCTTTGATAATCTTTAACTCGTTACACtaatgatgaaaatgatgagtCCCCTCTTTCGCTAGCTAAACAACATGTAAAGAGTCGGTGCAACAAACTAAATTCTAATACTTACTTTACAACAAAGCTTGAGCATTACTATAAGAGTTTGGACTCAGCATGTAGATTGTTTGACCAACCTACactttcataaaaaatcaaagatgATCTTCCATGTAAAGAAACCTACAATTTATTCGCATATTAAAGAACAATCCAAACCAATGTTCTTAGAAATGCAACCGTTTATAGTTTTAACAATTGTATTCCCGCTCACAATATGCAATGACTTTTTCTTCCTCCCGCTCTAAACAAAGTTCCTTACACTCATGTCAAGTCTTTTTATCATAACACGCCAAATTGACATTAGGAAGAATCGAATATGAGACCTTGAGAGAAACACACTACAAAGTTTTAAGCCAACACCGCCAGACCAACCTAAGTGAATGCATTCTTGTCAAGTCTGTCACATGCAAATTGAGGGAACCAATTAATTTGTATAATATAAGACGGGATATCGGTCAACACAATATTAGCTAAAGTTACACGACCCAATTTATTAAGGAGTTTACCTTTCTATGAAGCGAGCTTAGACACCACTTTATCACAAACCTCCATGGATTACCTCTCTAATAGTCATTCTATAGTGCATTTTGAAATCCCAAATACTATTCAAGTTTATTAGTGAACTTAATGTTTGCTATCTCAAGCTCCCCTTTGACGGTACTACTCAAATCGCCAGAAGCATATGTTATGGACTTGGAAAGACTAATTTTTAAACCTGAAAAATGagcaaaaatcatttaaaaaacatAGAGATAAAACGAGCTTAAGAATTCTTAGCTCACCCTTGGTAAGATAGTGAATATACTAATTCTTATATGGCATCTCCTTATCAATTATATGACCCAATCTCTCAGAAACTACTCATCTCCATTTTGTTTTTGCTCATTCACACGCCAACATGAATTAACTCACGATGAAAAATGTTgaatgtgagttaactcacattgaAAAAGccgaacgtgagttaactcaccaTGGACATGATTAATGAAATGAGCAATTTTAAAagagagaagagcaattttccaaTCTCTCCATAAACATCACGAGTAAATAAGGACATAACGGATCCCCAAGACACATGCCCCAAATCGGTGTAAAAAGGCATCTACAATGTTAGAACTAAAATTTTGTTCTTCAATCATTTTTTGTGGGTCCATGGATGACACATAAGATTTAAGAACCATCGCTTATTTTTACTCCAATGCAAGAACCATATTTGTGTTCTTATATTACTTTTTAGGGTCTCACAATAAACCCAACATAtttctatattaataataataataatataaggcTTTATTGCATCCTACAAAAAGCAAAACAGCTTTTTGTTATGTAGAACCAGTTCTTATGGTACAACCGTTCTCCACCTTGAATGACAAGTGGATGTTCTCCAATgctaaaaaatatcaaaaacagtttttgggTGTGTAAAACATGCATTGAAGTTGCTCTAAATCTTATTCTCATTcgagagaagagagaatgatttagatgaaATGTAACTGGAATTGATAAATGGACGGAGCTAAACACTTTATAATATACTGTAAAATATTCCAACCCACCTAATCATTAACCTTATCCAAATCAAACTTATCGATCACATCTCCCTTTTTTCTCTTAGATTTGTGCATATGGCAGATGAATTCATGGAGAATAATGACATTGTCCATATTTTCCCTtcccaaaataaatataatttgaagAGGACTCACAATCCCATTCAACGTAGGTCGGCAGCGAGCCACTAAAACTTGGACACAAGTTTGTAATTCAcatcacaaaaattaaaaagccTAGACTTTTTTAAGGAGTGAGGGTTATCCACTATGAAAATGAACATCATAAGAGTTGCAACATAATAAGGATCAACGATCCCCCTTTTGAAAGTGCTACTAACAAAGGAGCATACATTATTACCAATAACctcccaaaacatcttataaaaGATTGGTTGGAATTCATCTAGACCTGGAACTTTGTAGGACTTCATGCTCATGAGAGCTTGATAAATCTCTTTGTTACTAATGAACACCAATAAGCTTGTCTTGTGCACTTC
Proteins encoded in this window:
- the LOC11434813 gene encoding ras-related protein RABD1; amino-acid sequence: MSSNEYDYLFKLLIIGDSSVGKSCLLLRFADDSYDDTYISTIGVDFKIRTVELEGKTAKLQIWDTAGQERFRTITSSYYRGAHGIIIVYDVTDIESFNNVKQWLHEIDRYANHSVSKLLVGNKCDLTDNKLVHTHTAKAFADELGIPFLETSAKDSINVEQAFLTMAAEIKNKMGSQPTGSKSAAESVQMKGQPIQQNTNCCG
- the LOC11425116 gene encoding ras-related protein RABA2a, coding for MSSRRRVGEEEYDYLFKVVLIGDSGVGKSNLLSRFTRNEFCLESKSTIGVEFATRTLQVEGRTVKAQIWDTAGQERYRAITSAYYRGALGALLVYDVTKPTTFDNVTRWLKELRDHADANIVIMLIGNKTDLKHLRAVATEDAQSYAEKEGLSFIETSALEATNVEKAFQTTLGEIYRIISKKSLSTANEPAAAANIKEGKTIAIGGSETTNTNKPCCTS